The Oreochromis niloticus isolate F11D_XX linkage group LG13, O_niloticus_UMD_NMBU, whole genome shotgun sequence genome has a window encoding:
- the map3k4 gene encoding mitogen-activated protein kinase kinase kinase 4 isoform X5 has translation MPSRCVSKSSFCSRQAKPVEDASLQSQEVAESCDSPSEEEEALYGTSPPYNARQMKHMSSKHPRNSQGRSAGGSPNKSDASSSALKDSPKAVETSKEHSYKQGKKQRSAQRSTERDHKKTFEGSFMLDPLSKPLMETRKHYLSLGCSRSLPVSMPHMSRTHRQTSRTDCPADRLKFFETLRLLLKLTSMSSKRKEKEQRGLENMPYLGHNNEVIWLELQAWHARRSTGDQDLFLFTARQAIPDIINEVLHFKVNYDSLRGAQCSESQAIQEDYQRVPDLVCEEKREPTVAETNHCGVDPWGFRACPSSTMNAAEPLGSGSDCREHLQRQRLAFEQVKRVMELLESVEALYPSLQALQRDYEKYAARDFQGRVQALCLWLNITQDLNQKLRVMATVLGIHDLSRIGWPVFEIPSPRCSRGNEDEENEDDDENDSITTFTTESDVEDRDGEDNEEASPVTEGELSPTLTPKFARLLSEDEFLPNATSGNAEASVGGGVFCPTSIYRPFVDKALKQMGLRKLILRLHKLMDRSLQRSRAALLCHTFALEFADFPDPMLYSDYLPELSRHDQCSGPADPELGADQVSWADLLDMDLPSFRPAFLVLCRVLLNVIHECLKLRLEQRPAGEPSLLSIKQLVRECKEVLKGGLLMKQYYQFMLHGVVTDAQGLQINANIDEFEEDLHKMLVVYFDYMHSWIQMLQQLPQASHSLKNLLEEEWHFTKVITPYIRGGEAQSGKLFCDIAGMLLKSTGEFLDAGLKKSDNEFWESADDSTASDEIRRSVVETSRSLKELFHEARERASKALGFAKMLRKDLEVAADFTITNGVTCLLEALKKRNYVKVQIPGLEELQVFVPCGLMNQRPVILQLLNAAAGKDCSKEPDEIAEDEAYLLMSKHKAGDSTTDSDWAQWGGELLKLVPQMETVDTLRAMKVENMLLIVMQSAHLVVQRKVFQQSMEDVLTPNREQTSSQPLIAGALEELKNEALQLCIKISHAIDRVDYMFTTEFKAEIDESESATLNHYYREAMTQGYNFAFEYHKEVVRLMSGEFRQRIGERYITFARKWMTYVLTKCESGRGTKPRWATQGFDFLQAIEPAFISALPEDDFLNLQALMNECIGHVIGKPHSPVTGLYFGPRNSPRPVKLVGRCHSDPPNPPLIIPNAEGFRGSSFHENDRLSSVAAELNFRSLSRHSSPTEDREEPSYPKGDPNSASRRSWELRTFISQSKDTAARQSPMEAVRLSIRKFEEKRYAVMKQRNIIGQVCHTPKSYDNVMQVGLRKVTFKWQRGNKIGEGQYGKVYTCINVDTGELMAMKEIRFQPNDHKTIKETADELKIFEGIKHPNLVRYFGVELHREEMYIFMEYCDEGTLEEVSRLGLQEHVIRLYSKQITIAINVLHEHGIVHRDIKGANIFLTSSGLIKLGDFGCSVKLRNNTHTMPGEVNSTLGTAAYMAPEVITRAKGEGHGRAADIWSLGCVLIEMVTGKRPWHEYEHNFQIMYKVGMGHKPPIPEKLSTEGKDFLGHCLESEPKRRWTASMLLDHPFVKVCTDEE, from the exons ATGCCAAGTCGTTGCGTCTCCAAATCTAGTTTCTGTTCCAG GCAGGCCAAGCCAGTGGAAGATGCATCCCTACAGAGCCAAGAAGTGGCTGAATCCTGTGACTCTCCCAGTGAGGAAGAGGAAGCTCTGTATGGGACATCACCTCCATATAACGCCCGTCAGATGAAACACATGTCTAGCAAACACCCGAGGAACAGTCAGGGGAGGAGCGCTGGGGGGTCTCCAAACAAAT CTGACGCCAGCTCATCTGCCCTGAAGGACAGTCCCAAGGCAGTGGAGACATCTAAGGAGCACAGCTACAAACAGGGCAAGAAGCAGAGGTCTGCACAGCGCTCCACAGAGAGAGACCACAAGAAGACATTTGAAGGCTCATTTATGCTGGATCCCCTCTCAAAGCCCCTCATGGAAACCAGAAAACATTACTTGAGTTTGGGCTGCAGTCGCAGTCTTCCTGTGTCTATGCCCCATATGTCCCGCACCCACCGGCAGACCTCAAGGACAGACTGTCCTGCTGATCGCCTCAAATTCTTTGAAACTCTGCGGCTGCTGCTCAAGCTCACGTCTATGTCCTccaagaggaaagagaaggagcAGAGAGGCCTGGAGAACATGCCTTACTTGGGTCACAACAATGAGGTTATTTGGCTGGAGCTGCAGGCATGGCACGCACGGCGTTCCACCGGTGACCAAGACCTTTTCCTTTTCACTGCCCGCCAAGCTATCCCTGACATCATTAACGAGGTTCTGCACTTTAAAGTCAACTATGACAGCCTGAGAGGGGCTCAGTGTTCAGAGTCTCAAGCAATTCAGGAGGACTATCAGAGAGTCCCTGATCTAGTTTGTGAAGAGAAGAGGGAGCCTACTGTAGCAGAGACCAACCACTGTGGAGTAGATCCCTGGGGCTTTAGGGCCTGCCCCTCATCAACAATGAATGCAGCAGAGCCTCTCGGCTCTGGCTCTGATTGCAGGGAGCATCTTCAACGTCAGCGGCTGGCATTTGAGCAGGTCAAGCGAGTTATGGAACTGCTGGAGTCTGTGGAAGCTTTGTACCCCTCTTTGCAGGCCTTACAAAGGGACTACGAAAAGTATGCAGCACGAGACTTTCAAGGCAGGGTGCAGGCGCTCTGTCTGTGGCTCAATATCACCCAGGACCTAAACCAGAAGCTGCGCGTTATGGCCACAGTGTTGGGCATCCATGACTTATCCCGTATCGGGTGGCCCGTCTTTGAGATCCCTTCACCTCGTTGCTCTCGTGGAAACGAAGATGAAGAGAACGAGGACGACGACGAGAACGACTCGATAACCACTTTTACCACAGAAAGTGACGTCGAGGACAGAGATGGCGAGGACAACGAAGAAGCGAGTCCTGTCACAGAGGGAGAGTTGTCTCCCACCCTGACTCCTAAATTTGCCCGTTTGTTGTCCGAAGATGAATTTCTTCCAAATGCTACTTCAGGAAATGCAGAAGCATCCGTGGGAGGAGGAGTGTTCTGCCCCACATCCATCTACAGACCATTTGTGGATAAAGCTCTAAAACAGATGGGACTACGTAAACTGATCCTCAGACTGCACAAACTGATGGATCGCTCTCTTCAGAGGTCCAGAGCGGCGCTGCTCTGCCACACTTTTGCACTAGAG TTTGCAGACTTTCCAGACCCAATGCTGTACAGTGATTACCTGCCTGAGCTGTCACGACACGATCAGTGCAGCGGTCCGGCTGACCCTGAGCTCGGAGCGGACCAGGTGTCCTGGGCGGATCTGCTGGACATGGATCTTCCATCCTTCCGGCCAGCGTTCCTCGTACTGTGTAGAGTCCTTCTCAACGTCATTCATGAATGCCTTAAACTGCGACTTGAACAGAGGCCCGCTGGAGAGCCCTCGCTGCTCAGTATCAAACAG TTGGTGCGCGAGTGTAAAGAGGTCCTTAAAGGAGGTCTTCTGATGAAGCAGTATTATCAGTTCATGCTGCATGGCGTGGTGACTGACGCTCAGGGCTTGCAAATAAACGCCAATATTGATGAGTTTGAAGAAGATCTTCACAAGATGTTGGTG GTTTACTTTGACTACATGCACAGCTGGATCCAGATGTTGCAGCAGCTGCCTCAGGCCTCTCATAGCTTAAAGAACCTGTTGGAAGAGGAGTGGCACTTCACCAAGGTCATCACTCCTTACATCCGTGGAGGAGAGGCCCAGTCTGGGAAGCTTTTCTG TGACATTGCTGGGATGCTGCTCAAATCCACTGGAGAGTTCCTCGATGCTGGTCTGAAAAAGAGCGATAATGAATTCTGGGAAAGTGCAGATGACAGCACCGCCTCAGATGAGATCAG gcGGTCCGTTGTTGAGACTAGTCGGTCTCTTAAAGAGCTGTTCCACGAGGCCAGGGAGCGAGCGTCTAAGGCCCTGGGCTTTGCCAAAATGCTTCGTAAG GACTTGGAGGTTGCTGCAGATTTCACTATCACTAACGGTGTTACTTGTCTCCTGGAGGCACTGAAGAAAAGAAACTATGTCAag GTTCAGATACCGGGCTTGGAAGAGCTTCAGGTTTTTGTCCCCTGTGGCTTGATGAATCAGCGACCCGTCATCCTGCAGCTTCTTAATGCTGCAGCTGGCAAAGACTGTTCTAAAGAGCCCGATGAAATCGCTGAGGACGAGGCCTACCTGCTCATGAGCAAACACAAAGCCGGGGATTCCACTACTGATTCTGACTGGGCTCAGTGGGGTGGAGAGCTTCTCAAGCTGGTCCCACAGATGGAAACTGTTGACACTTTAAGGGCCATGAAG GTAGAGAACATGCTGTTGATAGTGATGCAGTCAGCTCACCTGGTGGTTCAGAGAAAGGTTTTTCAGCAGTCCATGGAGGATGTGCTCACTCCTAACCGAGAGCAAACATCGAGTCAGCCTCTCATCGCGGGCGCTCTGGAAGAGCTCAAG AACGAGGCACTGCAGCTATGCATTAAGATAAGCCATGCCATTGACCGCGTAGATTACATGTTTACCACAGAGTTTAAGGCCGAGATCGACGAGTCCGAGTCAGCCACTCTGAATCATTACTATAGGGAGGCGATGACACAAGGCTACAACTTTGCCTTCGAG TATCACAAGGAGGTGGTGCGTCTGATGTCAGGAGAGTTCAGACAGAGGATCGGGGAACGTTACATAACTTTTGCCCGCAAATGGATGACCTATGTCCTGACCAAATGTGAGAGTGGCAGGGGCACCAAACCCAG GTGGGCGACTCAGGGTTTTGACTTTCTTCAGGCTATTGAGCCTGCCTTTATATCAGCATTACCAGAGGATGACTTCCTG AACTTACAAGCCTTGATGAATGAATGTATTGGACATGTGATTGGAAAACCCCATAGCCCTGTTACTGGCCTGTACTTTG gtCCCAGAAATAGTCCTCGTCCTGTAAAGTTGGTGGGTCGTTGCCATAGTGACCCACCAAACCCCCCTCTGATCATCCCTAACGCTGAAGGGTTCAG AGGATCCAGTTTCCATGAGAATGACCGGCTGTCATCAGTTGCAGCAGAGTTGAATTTCAGGTCTCTGAGCCGCCACTCCAGCCCCACAGAGGACAGAGAAG AACCTTCGTATCCTAAGGGGGACCCTAACAGTGCTTCACGCAGAAGTTGGGAGCTCCGCACCTTTATCAGCCAGTCCAAGG ACACAGCAGCGCGGCAAAGCCCCATGGAGGCCGTCCGTCTCTCCATTCGCAAGTTCGAAGAGAAACGCTACGCCGTGATGAAGCAACGCAACATCATCGGCCAGGTGTGCCACACACCCAAGTCGTACGACAACGTCATGCAAGTTGGGCTCAGGAAAGTGACCTTCAAGTGGCAGAGGGGCAACAAGATAG GTGAGGGCCAGTATGGGAAGGTGTATACCTGCATTAATGTTGACACCGGTGAGCTAATGGCTATGAAGGAG ATCCGATTCCAACCAAACGATCACAAAACAATCAAGGAGACTGCAGACGAGCTGAAAATATTCGAAGGCATTAAACACCCGAATCTCGTGCGCTACTTCGGAGTCGAGCTTCACCGG GAGGAGATGTACATCTTCATGGAGTACTGTGACGAGGGCACTCTGGAGGAGGTGTCCCGGCTGGGGCTGCAGGAGCACGTCATCAGGCTTTACAGCAAACAGATCACTATAGCCATCAACGTCCTGCATGAACACGGCATTGTCCACCGGGATATTAAGG GAGCCAACATCTTTCTGACATCATCAGGCCTGATTAAGCTGGGTGACTTTGGCTGCTCAGTGAAGTTGAGAAACAACACTCACACAATGCCAGGAGAGGTGAACAGCACTCTGGGAACAGCAG CATACATGGCACCTGAAGTTATCACCAGAGCGAAGGGAGAAGGTCACGGGCGGGCTGCAGACATTTGGAGTTTGGGCTGCGTCCTTATTGAGATGGTGACTGGAAAG AGGCCCTGGCATGAGTACGAGCACAACTTTCAGATCATGTACAAAGTGGGCATGGGCCACAAACCTCCCATCCCCGAGAAGCTGAGCACAGAAGGGAAGGACTTCCTCGGTCACTGTCTGGAGAGTGAACCCAAACGACGCTGGACAGCTAGCATGCTGCTTGACCACCCATTTGTTAAG GTCTGCACGGATGAAGAATAA
- the map3k4 gene encoding mitogen-activated protein kinase kinase kinase 4 isoform X1 → MPSRCVSKSSFCSRQAKPVEDASLQSQEVAESCDSPSEEEEALYGTSPPYNARQMKHMSSKHPRNSQGRSAGGSPNKSDASSSALKDSPKAVETSKEHSYKQGKKQRSAQRSTERDHKKTFEGSFMLDPLSKPLMETRKHYLSLGCSRSLPVSMPHMSRTHRQTSRTDCPADRLKFFETLRLLLKLTSMSSKRKEKEQRGLENMPYLGHNNEVIWLELQAWHARRSTGDQDLFLFTARQAIPDIINEVLHFKVNYDSLRGAQCSESQAIQEDYQRVPDLVCEEKREPTVAETNHCGVDPWGFRACPSSTMNAAEPLGSGSDCREHLQRQRLAFEQVKRVMELLESVEALYPSLQALQRDYEKYAARDFQGRVQALCLWLNITQDLNQKLRVMATVLGIHDLSRIGWPVFEIPSPRCSRGNEDEENEDDDENDSITTFTTESDVEDRDGEDNEEASPVTEGELSPTLTPKFARLLSEDEFLPNATSGNAEASVGGGVFCPTSIYRPFVDKALKQMGLRKLILRLHKLMDRSLQRSRAALLCHTFALEFADFPDPMLYSDYLPELSRHDQCSGPADPELGADQVSWADLLDMDLPSFRPAFLVLCRVLLNVIHECLKLRLEQRPAGEPSLLSIKQLVRECKEVLKGGLLMKQYYQFMLHGVVTDAQGLQINANIDEFEEDLHKMLVVYFDYMHSWIQMLQQLPQASHSLKNLLEEEWHFTKVITPYIRGGEAQSGKLFCDIAGMLLKSTGEFLDAGLKKSDNEFWESADDSTASDEIRRSVVETSRSLKELFHEARERASKALGFAKMLRKDLEVAADFTITNGVTCLLEALKKRNYVKVQIPGLEELQVFVPCGLMNQRPVILQLLNAAAGKDCSKEPDEIAEDEAYLLMSKHKAGDSTTDSDWAQWGGELLKLVPQMETVDTLRAMKVENMLLIVMQSAHLVVQRKVFQQSMEDVLTPNREQTSSQPLIAGALEELKNEALQLCIKISHAIDRVDYMFTTEFKAEIDESESATLNHYYREAMTQGYNFAFEYHKEVVRLMSGEFRQRIGERYITFARKWMTYVLTKCESGRGTKPRWATQGFDFLQAIEPAFISALPEDDFLNLQALMNECIGHVIGKPHSPVTGLYFGPRNSPRPVKLVGRCHSDPPNPPLIIPNAEGFSSRSLPCDLRNQLFPNGPRPVPQGPGEQSHTKAPGSTPNDVRGSSFHENDRLSSVAAELNFRSLSRHSSPTEDREEPSYPKGDPNSASRRSWELRTFISQSKDTAARQSPMEAVRLSIRKFEEKRYAVMKQRNIIGQVCHTPKSYDNVMQVGLRKVTFKWQRGNKIGEGQYGKVYTCINVDTGELMAMKEIRFQPNDHKTIKETADELKIFEGIKHPNLVRYFGVELHREEMYIFMEYCDEGTLEEVSRLGLQEHVIRLYSKQITIAINVLHEHGIVHRDIKGANIFLTSSGLIKLGDFGCSVKLRNNTHTMPGEVNSTLGTAAYMAPEVITRAKGEGHGRAADIWSLGCVLIEMVTGKRPWHEYEHNFQIMYKVGMGHKPPIPEKLSTEGKDFLGHCLESEPKRRWTASMLLDHPFVKVCTDEE, encoded by the exons ATGCCAAGTCGTTGCGTCTCCAAATCTAGTTTCTGTTCCAG GCAGGCCAAGCCAGTGGAAGATGCATCCCTACAGAGCCAAGAAGTGGCTGAATCCTGTGACTCTCCCAGTGAGGAAGAGGAAGCTCTGTATGGGACATCACCTCCATATAACGCCCGTCAGATGAAACACATGTCTAGCAAACACCCGAGGAACAGTCAGGGGAGGAGCGCTGGGGGGTCTCCAAACAAAT CTGACGCCAGCTCATCTGCCCTGAAGGACAGTCCCAAGGCAGTGGAGACATCTAAGGAGCACAGCTACAAACAGGGCAAGAAGCAGAGGTCTGCACAGCGCTCCACAGAGAGAGACCACAAGAAGACATTTGAAGGCTCATTTATGCTGGATCCCCTCTCAAAGCCCCTCATGGAAACCAGAAAACATTACTTGAGTTTGGGCTGCAGTCGCAGTCTTCCTGTGTCTATGCCCCATATGTCCCGCACCCACCGGCAGACCTCAAGGACAGACTGTCCTGCTGATCGCCTCAAATTCTTTGAAACTCTGCGGCTGCTGCTCAAGCTCACGTCTATGTCCTccaagaggaaagagaaggagcAGAGAGGCCTGGAGAACATGCCTTACTTGGGTCACAACAATGAGGTTATTTGGCTGGAGCTGCAGGCATGGCACGCACGGCGTTCCACCGGTGACCAAGACCTTTTCCTTTTCACTGCCCGCCAAGCTATCCCTGACATCATTAACGAGGTTCTGCACTTTAAAGTCAACTATGACAGCCTGAGAGGGGCTCAGTGTTCAGAGTCTCAAGCAATTCAGGAGGACTATCAGAGAGTCCCTGATCTAGTTTGTGAAGAGAAGAGGGAGCCTACTGTAGCAGAGACCAACCACTGTGGAGTAGATCCCTGGGGCTTTAGGGCCTGCCCCTCATCAACAATGAATGCAGCAGAGCCTCTCGGCTCTGGCTCTGATTGCAGGGAGCATCTTCAACGTCAGCGGCTGGCATTTGAGCAGGTCAAGCGAGTTATGGAACTGCTGGAGTCTGTGGAAGCTTTGTACCCCTCTTTGCAGGCCTTACAAAGGGACTACGAAAAGTATGCAGCACGAGACTTTCAAGGCAGGGTGCAGGCGCTCTGTCTGTGGCTCAATATCACCCAGGACCTAAACCAGAAGCTGCGCGTTATGGCCACAGTGTTGGGCATCCATGACTTATCCCGTATCGGGTGGCCCGTCTTTGAGATCCCTTCACCTCGTTGCTCTCGTGGAAACGAAGATGAAGAGAACGAGGACGACGACGAGAACGACTCGATAACCACTTTTACCACAGAAAGTGACGTCGAGGACAGAGATGGCGAGGACAACGAAGAAGCGAGTCCTGTCACAGAGGGAGAGTTGTCTCCCACCCTGACTCCTAAATTTGCCCGTTTGTTGTCCGAAGATGAATTTCTTCCAAATGCTACTTCAGGAAATGCAGAAGCATCCGTGGGAGGAGGAGTGTTCTGCCCCACATCCATCTACAGACCATTTGTGGATAAAGCTCTAAAACAGATGGGACTACGTAAACTGATCCTCAGACTGCACAAACTGATGGATCGCTCTCTTCAGAGGTCCAGAGCGGCGCTGCTCTGCCACACTTTTGCACTAGAG TTTGCAGACTTTCCAGACCCAATGCTGTACAGTGATTACCTGCCTGAGCTGTCACGACACGATCAGTGCAGCGGTCCGGCTGACCCTGAGCTCGGAGCGGACCAGGTGTCCTGGGCGGATCTGCTGGACATGGATCTTCCATCCTTCCGGCCAGCGTTCCTCGTACTGTGTAGAGTCCTTCTCAACGTCATTCATGAATGCCTTAAACTGCGACTTGAACAGAGGCCCGCTGGAGAGCCCTCGCTGCTCAGTATCAAACAG TTGGTGCGCGAGTGTAAAGAGGTCCTTAAAGGAGGTCTTCTGATGAAGCAGTATTATCAGTTCATGCTGCATGGCGTGGTGACTGACGCTCAGGGCTTGCAAATAAACGCCAATATTGATGAGTTTGAAGAAGATCTTCACAAGATGTTGGTG GTTTACTTTGACTACATGCACAGCTGGATCCAGATGTTGCAGCAGCTGCCTCAGGCCTCTCATAGCTTAAAGAACCTGTTGGAAGAGGAGTGGCACTTCACCAAGGTCATCACTCCTTACATCCGTGGAGGAGAGGCCCAGTCTGGGAAGCTTTTCTG TGACATTGCTGGGATGCTGCTCAAATCCACTGGAGAGTTCCTCGATGCTGGTCTGAAAAAGAGCGATAATGAATTCTGGGAAAGTGCAGATGACAGCACCGCCTCAGATGAGATCAG gcGGTCCGTTGTTGAGACTAGTCGGTCTCTTAAAGAGCTGTTCCACGAGGCCAGGGAGCGAGCGTCTAAGGCCCTGGGCTTTGCCAAAATGCTTCGTAAG GACTTGGAGGTTGCTGCAGATTTCACTATCACTAACGGTGTTACTTGTCTCCTGGAGGCACTGAAGAAAAGAAACTATGTCAag GTTCAGATACCGGGCTTGGAAGAGCTTCAGGTTTTTGTCCCCTGTGGCTTGATGAATCAGCGACCCGTCATCCTGCAGCTTCTTAATGCTGCAGCTGGCAAAGACTGTTCTAAAGAGCCCGATGAAATCGCTGAGGACGAGGCCTACCTGCTCATGAGCAAACACAAAGCCGGGGATTCCACTACTGATTCTGACTGGGCTCAGTGGGGTGGAGAGCTTCTCAAGCTGGTCCCACAGATGGAAACTGTTGACACTTTAAGGGCCATGAAG GTAGAGAACATGCTGTTGATAGTGATGCAGTCAGCTCACCTGGTGGTTCAGAGAAAGGTTTTTCAGCAGTCCATGGAGGATGTGCTCACTCCTAACCGAGAGCAAACATCGAGTCAGCCTCTCATCGCGGGCGCTCTGGAAGAGCTCAAG AACGAGGCACTGCAGCTATGCATTAAGATAAGCCATGCCATTGACCGCGTAGATTACATGTTTACCACAGAGTTTAAGGCCGAGATCGACGAGTCCGAGTCAGCCACTCTGAATCATTACTATAGGGAGGCGATGACACAAGGCTACAACTTTGCCTTCGAG TATCACAAGGAGGTGGTGCGTCTGATGTCAGGAGAGTTCAGACAGAGGATCGGGGAACGTTACATAACTTTTGCCCGCAAATGGATGACCTATGTCCTGACCAAATGTGAGAGTGGCAGGGGCACCAAACCCAG GTGGGCGACTCAGGGTTTTGACTTTCTTCAGGCTATTGAGCCTGCCTTTATATCAGCATTACCAGAGGATGACTTCCTG AACTTACAAGCCTTGATGAATGAATGTATTGGACATGTGATTGGAAAACCCCATAGCCCTGTTACTGGCCTGTACTTTG gtCCCAGAAATAGTCCTCGTCCTGTAAAGTTGGTGGGTCGTTGCCATAGTGACCCACCAAACCCCCCTCTGATCATCCCTAACGCTGAAGGGTTCAG CTCTCGAAGTCTCCCCTGTGATCTCCGGAACCAGCTGTTCCCAAACGGCCCTCGCCCTGTCCCTCAGGGACCGGGGGAACAGAGCCACACCAAAGCACCCGGCAGCACCCCCAATGACGTCAG AGGATCCAGTTTCCATGAGAATGACCGGCTGTCATCAGTTGCAGCAGAGTTGAATTTCAGGTCTCTGAGCCGCCACTCCAGCCCCACAGAGGACAGAGAAG AACCTTCGTATCCTAAGGGGGACCCTAACAGTGCTTCACGCAGAAGTTGGGAGCTCCGCACCTTTATCAGCCAGTCCAAGG ACACAGCAGCGCGGCAAAGCCCCATGGAGGCCGTCCGTCTCTCCATTCGCAAGTTCGAAGAGAAACGCTACGCCGTGATGAAGCAACGCAACATCATCGGCCAGGTGTGCCACACACCCAAGTCGTACGACAACGTCATGCAAGTTGGGCTCAGGAAAGTGACCTTCAAGTGGCAGAGGGGCAACAAGATAG GTGAGGGCCAGTATGGGAAGGTGTATACCTGCATTAATGTTGACACCGGTGAGCTAATGGCTATGAAGGAG ATCCGATTCCAACCAAACGATCACAAAACAATCAAGGAGACTGCAGACGAGCTGAAAATATTCGAAGGCATTAAACACCCGAATCTCGTGCGCTACTTCGGAGTCGAGCTTCACCGG GAGGAGATGTACATCTTCATGGAGTACTGTGACGAGGGCACTCTGGAGGAGGTGTCCCGGCTGGGGCTGCAGGAGCACGTCATCAGGCTTTACAGCAAACAGATCACTATAGCCATCAACGTCCTGCATGAACACGGCATTGTCCACCGGGATATTAAGG GAGCCAACATCTTTCTGACATCATCAGGCCTGATTAAGCTGGGTGACTTTGGCTGCTCAGTGAAGTTGAGAAACAACACTCACACAATGCCAGGAGAGGTGAACAGCACTCTGGGAACAGCAG CATACATGGCACCTGAAGTTATCACCAGAGCGAAGGGAGAAGGTCACGGGCGGGCTGCAGACATTTGGAGTTTGGGCTGCGTCCTTATTGAGATGGTGACTGGAAAG AGGCCCTGGCATGAGTACGAGCACAACTTTCAGATCATGTACAAAGTGGGCATGGGCCACAAACCTCCCATCCCCGAGAAGCTGAGCACAGAAGGGAAGGACTTCCTCGGTCACTGTCTGGAGAGTGAACCCAAACGACGCTGGACAGCTAGCATGCTGCTTGACCACCCATTTGTTAAG GTCTGCACGGATGAAGAATAA